The following coding sequences lie in one Arabidopsis thaliana chromosome 3, partial sequence genomic window:
- the UTR5 gene encoding UDP-galactose transporter 5: protein MAEPDSVNEAKEKKKKLWKAVFAISGIMLTLVIYGLLQEKIMRVPYGLKKEYFKHSLFLVFCNRLTTSAVSAAALLASKKVLDPVAPVYKYCLISVTNILTTTCQYEALKYVSFPVQTLAKCAKMIPVMVWGTLIMQKKYRGFDYLVAFLVTLGCSVFILFPAGDDISPYNKGRENTVWGVSLMVGYLGFDGFTSTFQDKLFKGYNMEIHNQIFYTTICSSILSFTGLILQGHLLPAVDFVSRHRDCLFDIALLSTVATASQFFISYTIRTFGALTFAAIMTTRQVS, encoded by the exons ATGGCTGAGCCAGATTCTGTAAACGAAgccaaggagaagaagaagaagctatggAAAGCTGTTTTCGCAATCTCTGGGATCATGCTCACTCTCGTCATCTATGGTCTTCTTCAG GAAAAGATCATGAGAGTACCTTATGGATTGAAAAAAGAGTACTTTAAGcactctttgtttcttgttttctgtAATCGTCTCACTACATCAGCTGTTTCTGCTGCTGCTTTACTG GCAAGCAAGAAAGTTTTGGATCCTGTAGCTCCGGTTTATAAGTATTGTCTTATATCAGTAACTAACATCTTAACCACAACATGCCAATATGAGGCCCTCAAGTATGTGAGTTTCCCAGTCCAAACTTTGGCTAAATGTGCCAAGATGATACCTGTAATG GTTTGGGGAACTCTCATTATGCAGAAAAAGTATAGGGGATTTGATTATCTAGTGGCCTTTCTCGTGACTCTTGGCTGCTCTGTGTTTATTCTTTTTCCG GCGGGAGATGATATTAGTCCGTACAACAAGGGAAGAGAAAATACTGTGTGGGGTGTATCCCTTATGGTTGGTTATCTTGG GTTTGATGGTTTTACAAGCACATTCCAAGACAAACTTTTTAAAGGTTATAATATGGAAATACATAACCAGATATTCTACACAACAATTTGTTCCTCTATTCTTAGTTTTACTG GCCTTATATTGCAAGGACATTTACTCCCAGCAGTAGACTTTGTTTCTCGACATAGGGATTGCCTATTTGACATAGCTTTGCTTTCCACT GTAGCAACAGCCAGCCAATTTTTCATTTCCTACACCATTAGGACATTTGGTGCTCTAACGTTTGCTGCCATAATGACTACAAGGCAGGTAAGTTAG
- the UTR5 gene encoding UDP-galactose transporter 5 (UDP-galactose transporter 5 (UTR5); FUNCTIONS IN: galactose transmembrane transporter activity; INVOLVED IN: transmembrane transport; EXPRESSED IN: 22 plant structures; EXPRESSED DURING: 14 growth stages; CONTAINS InterPro DOMAIN/s: UAA transporter (InterPro:IPR013657); BEST Arabidopsis thaliana protein match is: UDP-N-acetylglucosamine (UAA) transporter family (TAIR:AT5G59740.1); Has 1091 Blast hits to 1089 proteins in 231 species: Archae - 0; Bacteria - 4; Metazoa - 540; Fungi - 180; Plants - 207; Viruses - 0; Other Eukaryotes - 160 (source: NCBI BLink).), which translates to MAEPDSVNEAKEKKKKLWKAVFAISGIMLTLVIYGLLQEKIMRVPYGLKKEYFKHSLFLVFCNRLTTSAVSAAALLASKKVLDPVAPVYKYCLISVTNILTTTCQYEALKYVSFPVQTLAKCAKMIPVMVWGTLIMQKKYRGFDYLVAFLVTLGCSVFILFPAGDDISPYNKGRENTVWGVSLMVGYLGFDGFTSTFQDKLFKGYNMEIHNQIFYTTICSSILSFTGLILQGHLLPAVDFVSRHRDCLFDIALLSTVATASQFFISYTIRTFGALTFAAIMTTRQLASIMLSCIWFSHPLSWEQCIGSVIVFGSLYAKTFVKKKSEKPPAAQELPRDEEAQPLKGNP; encoded by the exons ATGGCTGAGCCAGATTCTGTAAACGAAgccaaggagaagaagaagaagctatggAAAGCTGTTTTCGCAATCTCTGGGATCATGCTCACTCTCGTCATCTATGGTCTTCTTCAG GAAAAGATCATGAGAGTACCTTATGGATTGAAAAAAGAGTACTTTAAGcactctttgtttcttgttttctgtAATCGTCTCACTACATCAGCTGTTTCTGCTGCTGCTTTACTG GCAAGCAAGAAAGTTTTGGATCCTGTAGCTCCGGTTTATAAGTATTGTCTTATATCAGTAACTAACATCTTAACCACAACATGCCAATATGAGGCCCTCAAGTATGTGAGTTTCCCAGTCCAAACTTTGGCTAAATGTGCCAAGATGATACCTGTAATG GTTTGGGGAACTCTCATTATGCAGAAAAAGTATAGGGGATTTGATTATCTAGTGGCCTTTCTCGTGACTCTTGGCTGCTCTGTGTTTATTCTTTTTCCG GCGGGAGATGATATTAGTCCGTACAACAAGGGAAGAGAAAATACTGTGTGGGGTGTATCCCTTATGGTTGGTTATCTTGG GTTTGATGGTTTTACAAGCACATTCCAAGACAAACTTTTTAAAGGTTATAATATGGAAATACATAACCAGATATTCTACACAACAATTTGTTCCTCTATTCTTAGTTTTACTG GCCTTATATTGCAAGGACATTTACTCCCAGCAGTAGACTTTGTTTCTCGACATAGGGATTGCCTATTTGACATAGCTTTGCTTTCCACT GTAGCAACAGCCAGCCAATTTTTCATTTCCTACACCATTAGGACATTTGGTGCTCTAACGTTTGCTGCCATAATGACTACAAGGCAG cttgcCAGCATCATGCTCTCCTGCATTTGGTTCTCACACCCGCTTAGCTGGGAGCAGTGTATTGGATCC GTAATTGTTTTCGGATCTCTATATGCTAAAACCTTcgtgaagaagaaatcagaaaagCCGCCGGCAGCTCAAGAACTTCCACGGGATGAAGAGGCGCAGCCTCTGAAGGGAAACCCTTAA